One part of the Nitrospirota bacterium genome encodes these proteins:
- a CDS encoding PAS domain S-box protein: MFKLTPFRIILIYIVLSVTWIATSDLLVEAIAANTRMYTILSIIKGWLFIFVTASIMYGLMKQYAIGRDRADQALHESEERWKFALEGAGDGLWDWNVQTNEVFYSHQWKAMLGYGDDEIGNTLDEWDKRVHPGDKEYVYREIQRHFSGEAPVYMSEHRMLSRDGTYKWVLDRGKIVTRTSDGKALRVIGTHTDITERRRAGEALQESQERFKELADSLPQSVFECDLQGNFTYFNKTGLKAFGYTESDISAGMSVLQVVDPQDRQLVREAMERRLEGQQFGYTEFHALRRDGSTFFVGVHTAPIRRGDRTVGLRGLAIDMSDHKLVEAEMQKVEKLESLGILAGGIAHDFNNILTAILGNIALARMRLKPGSFEHDRLNDAEKASNHARDLTMQLLTFSKGGEPVTKTVAIDQVIRDAVGFALRGARVRSSLHFDVGLWPVEADAGQMSQVFQNLVLNACQAMPEGGVITIEACNAREEMLNVLPARRGRYVHVTVRDEGTGIPEEYLAKIFDPFFTTKQTGSGLGLAVTYSIIKNHGGQITVSSRIGQGTTFTLLLPASESPAAELQAASAVSFRGKGSILIMDDEEMVRNVAGDMVREFGFEVVFARDGLEAVRLYKDAADAGKPFVAVIMDLTIPGGMGGREAVQELLHIDPNVRAIASSGYSNDPVMANHREYGFSAVIAKPYKPEDLGLLLRDLLKA; encoded by the coding sequence ATGTTCAAACTCACTCCTTTCAGGATCATCCTCATATACATCGTCCTCAGCGTCACCTGGATCGCGACGTCCGATCTGCTCGTCGAGGCGATCGCGGCGAACACCCGCATGTACACGATCCTGAGCATCATCAAGGGCTGGCTGTTCATCTTCGTGACCGCCTCGATCATGTACGGCCTCATGAAGCAGTACGCCATCGGCCGCGACCGGGCTGATCAGGCGCTGCACGAGAGCGAGGAGCGCTGGAAGTTCGCCCTCGAAGGCGCCGGGGACGGCCTCTGGGACTGGAACGTGCAGACCAACGAGGTATTTTACTCCCATCAGTGGAAAGCGATGCTGGGATACGGAGATGACGAGATCGGCAACACTCTCGATGAATGGGACAAGCGGGTCCATCCCGGGGACAAGGAATACGTGTACCGCGAGATCCAAAGGCACTTTTCCGGGGAGGCCCCCGTGTACATGAGCGAGCACCGAATGCTGAGCAGGGACGGAACGTACAAGTGGGTCCTCGACCGGGGCAAGATCGTCACCCGCACTTCCGACGGAAAGGCACTGCGCGTTATCGGCACCCATACCGACATCACCGAGCGAAGGCGGGCCGGGGAAGCGCTGCAAGAGAGCCAGGAGCGTTTCAAGGAGCTCGCGGACTCCCTGCCGCAGTCCGTCTTCGAGTGCGACCTGCAGGGCAACTTCACCTACTTCAACAAGACCGGCCTGAAAGCCTTCGGCTACACTGAGTCTGATATCAGCGCGGGTATGAGCGTCCTGCAAGTCGTCGATCCGCAGGACCGGCAGCTGGTCCGCGAGGCCATGGAGCGGCGGCTCGAGGGCCAGCAGTTCGGGTACACGGAGTTTCACGCCCTTCGCCGGGACGGGAGCACCTTCTTCGTGGGCGTTCATACCGCACCGATCAGGCGCGGGGACAGAACCGTCGGCCTGCGGGGGCTTGCCATCGATATGTCGGACCACAAACTGGTCGAAGCGGAGATGCAGAAGGTGGAGAAGCTGGAATCGCTCGGCATCCTGGCAGGCGGCATCGCCCATGACTTCAACAATATCCTGACGGCGATCCTCGGCAACATCGCCCTGGCGCGCATGCGGCTCAAGCCGGGCTCCTTCGAACACGACCGGCTCAACGACGCCGAAAAGGCCTCGAACCATGCCAGGGACCTGACCATGCAGCTGCTCACCTTTTCGAAGGGAGGCGAGCCCGTCACAAAGACCGTCGCGATCGACCAGGTGATCCGGGACGCGGTGGGCTTCGCGCTGCGCGGCGCGCGGGTGAGGAGTTCGCTGCACTTTGACGTCGGCCTCTGGCCTGTCGAGGCGGACGCGGGACAGATGAGTCAGGTATTCCAGAACCTCGTACTGAATGCCTGCCAGGCCATGCCCGAAGGCGGGGTGATTACCATCGAGGCCTGCAACGCCCGGGAGGAGATGCTGAACGTGCTGCCGGCGCGGCGGGGCCGCTATGTGCACGTGACGGTGCGCGATGAAGGCACGGGTATCCCGGAGGAATATCTCGCCAAGATCTTCGACCCCTTTTTCACGACGAAGCAGACCGGGAGCGGCCTCGGACTCGCGGTCACCTATTCCATCATCAAGAACCACGGCGGCCAGATCACCGTCAGCTCCCGGATCGGTCAGGGGACGACCTTCACGCTCCTGCTGCCCGCGTCGGAGTCGCCCGCAGCAGAGCTTCAGGCAGCTTCCGCCGTCTCGTTCCGGGGAAAGGGCAGCATCCTGATCATGGATGACGAGGAAATGGTGAGGAACGTCGCCGGCGACATGGTCCGTGAATTCGGCTTTGAGGTCGTTTTCGCGCGGGACGGTCTGGAAGCGGTGCGTCTCTATAAGGATGCGGCGGATGCGGGGAAGCCTTTTGTCGCGGTCATCATGGATCTGACCATACCGGGCGGCATGGGAGGCAGGGAAGCGGTCCAAGAGCTGCTGCACATCGACCCCAATGTCCGCGCCATCGCGTCGAGCGGATATTCGAACGACCCGGTGATGGCCAATCACCGGGAGTACGGATTCAGCGCGGTCATCGCAAAACCCTACAAGCCTGAGGATCTGGGTTTACTCCTGCGGGACCTGCTGAAGGCCTAG
- a CDS encoding RND transporter: protein MVDVLAKLPWGILILACLTLGLAPFAPPHIWEKLHMLAKGELVRPIDWFDLVLHGTPWVLLMLKAIVSLTPK, encoded by the coding sequence ATGGTCGACGTGCTGGCAAAGCTGCCCTGGGGAATCCTGATCCTGGCCTGTTTGACGCTGGGGCTCGCCCCGTTCGCGCCTCCCCACATCTGGGAAAAGCTCCACATGCTTGCGAAAGGCGAACTCGTCAGGCCGATCGACTGGTTCGATCTGGTGCTGCATGGAACGCCCTGGGTTCTTCTGATGCTGAAAGCGATCGTCTCGCTGACGCCGAAATGA
- a CDS encoding HDOD domain-containing protein, translated as MNETIPETDLRILKTIEEHIFSGISRGINLSELNILDDVNAGKGKIEELGAKIAVKNPELAVTILEIARSVYFSHSTQAEVPDFFDAVMRLGADRVKLLFFSLSLFALGKGPEARLRAAKSASIGILGRTIAEQMNLKDELVRKVETGGLLSQLGKNALLKARELGMDLSDDFIEKHEKDLALIIMDRLDLDPFLKKAIGLSVIEFDEESLSLPGIIKLAEAMTEDSFRRYGKLVLKSPMPDSSDIVTRTPGDAIRRLFTALGVEEFLEVQETPTRRQLEARGKQKKGPVGTVRG; from the coding sequence ATGAACGAGACGATTCCGGAAACGGATCTGCGGATCCTGAAGACCATAGAAGAGCACATTTTCTCGGGGATCAGCCGGGGAATCAACCTGTCTGAACTGAATATCCTCGATGATGTCAACGCCGGCAAAGGCAAGATTGAGGAGCTGGGGGCAAAGATCGCCGTCAAGAACCCGGAGCTTGCGGTCACCATCCTCGAGATCGCGCGTTCCGTTTACTTCAGCCACAGCACGCAGGCAGAGGTCCCCGATTTCTTTGACGCCGTCATGCGCCTTGGCGCTGACCGGGTGAAACTCCTCTTTTTCTCGCTTTCGCTCTTTGCGCTCGGCAAGGGCCCCGAGGCCAGGCTGCGTGCCGCGAAAAGCGCCAGCATCGGCATACTCGGAAGGACCATCGCCGAGCAGATGAACCTCAAGGATGAACTCGTGCGCAAGGTAGAGACAGGGGGGCTTCTTTCCCAACTCGGGAAAAATGCGCTCTTGAAGGCGCGGGAACTGGGGATGGACCTTAGCGATGACTTCATCGAAAAGCATGAAAAAGACCTGGCCCTGATCATCATGGACAGGCTGGATCTGGATCCCTTCCTGAAAAAGGCCATCGGTCTGTCCGTCATCGAATTCGACGAGGAGTCCCTTTCCCTGCCCGGGATCATCAAACTGGCCGAGGCAATGACCGAGGACAGCTTTAGAAGGTACGGAAAGCTGGTTTTGAAATCGCCCATGCCCGACTCTTCTGACATCGTAACCAGGACGCCGGGCGACGCCATCCGGAGGCTGTTTACCGCATTAGGGGTCGAAGAATTTCTCGAAGTGCAGGAAACGCCCACCCGGCGCCAGTTGGAGGCCCGGGGGAAACAGAAAAAAGGACCCGTCGGCACCGTCAGAGGATAG
- a CDS encoding YdcF family protein, giving the protein MWFVAAKTLLYLLVPPAGLFLLMIAGFVIIRLCPQFGRFLVATGFLALYALSISPVSGVLLRPLESAVPPLKDTRVAADAVVVLGGGVRDLGWAGLPAAPSSASLERLVSGIALQRRLNVPLVLVGGNGDPAGSVIADAEAMARTAREAGVAARRIIVESRSRNTIEGAQALGRLIAGRRIVLVTSATHMKRAAALYRKSGFAVIPAPTAYIGEQRPVTLSSFIPHASNLGESAVACTEYASLFWYTVNGAM; this is encoded by the coding sequence ATGTGGTTTGTCGCTGCCAAGACCCTGCTGTATCTCCTTGTGCCGCCTGCGGGCCTGTTCTTGCTCATGATCGCGGGGTTTGTCATCATCAGGCTCTGCCCCCAGTTTGGCCGATTTCTGGTCGCCACGGGCTTTCTCGCGCTCTATGCCCTGAGCATCAGCCCGGTCTCCGGCGTGCTGCTCCGGCCGCTGGAGTCCGCCGTCCCGCCGCTCAAGGATACGCGGGTCGCTGCCGACGCAGTCGTGGTCTTGGGGGGAGGCGTACGTGACCTGGGCTGGGCAGGCCTGCCCGCGGCGCCTTCCAGCGCTTCCCTCGAGCGGCTCGTAAGCGGGATCGCCCTGCAGCGCAGGCTGAATGTTCCTCTCGTCCTGGTCGGAGGGAACGGCGACCCCGCAGGGTCCGTTATTGCGGACGCCGAAGCCATGGCACGCACCGCCCGTGAAGCCGGTGTCGCTGCCAGGCGGATCATCGTCGAGAGCCGGTCCCGGAACACGATCGAAGGCGCTCAGGCGCTCGGCCGGCTGATCGCGGGCAGGCGCATCGTTCTCGTAACGTCCGCCACGCACATGAAACGGGCCGCGGCCCTCTACCGGAAGAGCGGATTCGCCGTGATCCCCGCCCCGACGGCCTATATCGGAGAACAGCGGCCGGTCACGCTCTCGTCCTTCATCCCCCATGCGTCAAACCTCGGGGAATCGGCCGTGGCCTGCACCGAGTACGCGAGCCTGTTCTGGTACACGGTGAACGGCGCGATGTGA
- a CDS encoding PAS domain S-box protein, which produces MTIGGRGGQEREGRDRMWSRVEGSFPVQWLLLGVALLLLGVALMYNLAKSKADLLAGERLRLHTQARVINDNLAQQLEGTDRALLSIRDELRGRPAAQWSLAVSTRRLKALDDVMPGVRTLFVADSRGIIRLSDRKEIIGYDLGQREYFHQAREHPDTDTLFVSKPYKTILGAWVMNLTRVIPGRNNEFSGIVVATLDPDFFKTLLGSVNYAPDMAASVVHGDGMQFLVVPEQEAGAGGSLAQSGSFFARHRESGRDENLFTGAAGKARIVVLRTIRPASVPLDKPMVAVVGRDLSAITSGWRKDALSQGAIFGIIALTSFAALAAFQRRQGAHHRQMEITNVRLRESEARFRRLFEDTAEAVLLMEGGRFIDCNRAALAMLRRESVDEVRGLSPDRISPEYQPDGRPSGQKSAALLAAAFEQGNQLFEWEHVRADGEHFFVEVLLTPILSRDRQLLHVVWRDIGERKRAESLLRARVRLNDIARERSLDDMMQAALDEAEALTNSTIGFFHFLGEDQTTLQLQAWSTNTIGSMCTAEGKGKHYPVSAAGVWADCIRERKPIIHNDYRGLPNRRGLPEGHAPVIREVVVPVVRYNRIDVIMGVGNKARDYTQKDVDTLTTLAAAASDIVLRKRAEEMLAHMAAIVQSSDDAIISKTIDGVITSWNPGAEKLFGYGAEEVIGRSMAMLFPPDRAAEERDILSRIARGERVEHVETVRIRKNAQWVDVSAAISPIKDQDGTIIGASTIARDITERKRAEARLKQVMFELERSNRDLEQFAYVASHDLQEPLRKVASFTELLEKRYRGKLDEKADTYVAYIVDGARRMQMLIKDLLAYSRITTRGQGFVKNDCNAVLGRVLKDIDVVIHESGASITADPLPTVPGDETQLGQLFQNLVGNAVKYHGDAAPRVHISAVRKDAEWEFSVKDNGIGIPMEYAERIFVIFQRLHTRTEYSGTGIGLAVCKKIVERHGGRIWVESEPGRGSIFYFTLPAE; this is translated from the coding sequence ATGACGATTGGTGGAAGGGGGGGCCAAGAGCGGGAGGGTCGCGACCGGATGTGGAGCCGTGTCGAAGGTTCTTTCCCCGTTCAGTGGCTCCTTCTCGGCGTTGCGCTCCTGCTGCTCGGCGTTGCGCTGATGTACAACCTCGCCAAGAGCAAGGCGGACCTCCTGGCGGGAGAGCGTCTGCGCCTGCATACCCAGGCGCGGGTCATCAATGACAATCTCGCCCAGCAGTTGGAGGGGACCGACAGGGCCCTCCTGTCCATCCGCGACGAACTCAGGGGCCGGCCCGCGGCCCAATGGTCGCTTGCGGTTTCCACTCGCCGCTTGAAAGCGCTCGATGACGTGATGCCCGGCGTCCGGACGCTCTTTGTCGCCGACTCCCGGGGTATCATACGTCTCTCCGACCGGAAGGAGATCATCGGATACGACCTCGGCCAGCGGGAGTATTTTCACCAGGCCCGCGAGCATCCCGACACGGATACACTGTTCGTTTCAAAGCCGTACAAGACAATTCTGGGCGCCTGGGTCATGAACCTGACCCGGGTGATCCCGGGAAGGAACAACGAATTCAGCGGCATCGTGGTGGCGACGCTCGATCCCGATTTTTTCAAGACCCTGCTGGGGTCGGTGAACTACGCCCCTGACATGGCGGCCTCGGTCGTTCATGGAGACGGTATGCAGTTCCTGGTCGTGCCTGAACAGGAAGCCGGGGCGGGTGGGAGCCTGGCCCAATCCGGTTCGTTCTTCGCGCGCCATCGGGAAAGCGGCAGGGACGAGAACCTGTTCACCGGCGCGGCGGGGAAAGCGCGCATAGTGGTGCTGCGCACGATCAGGCCCGCCAGCGTCCCCCTGGACAAGCCAATGGTGGCCGTCGTGGGAAGAGACCTCTCCGCGATCACCTCCGGCTGGAGGAAGGATGCGCTGAGCCAGGGCGCGATCTTCGGCATCATTGCCCTGACATCATTCGCCGCTCTTGCGGCCTTCCAGCGGCGCCAGGGCGCCCACCACCGGCAGATGGAGATCACGAACGTCAGGCTGCGCGAAAGTGAGGCCCGTTTCCGCAGGCTTTTCGAGGACACCGCTGAAGCCGTTCTGCTGATGGAGGGCGGCCGTTTCATAGATTGTAATCGCGCGGCGCTTGCGATGCTGCGCAGGGAGTCCGTGGACGAGGTTCGTGGTCTTTCGCCGGACAGAATATCGCCCGAGTACCAGCCCGACGGCCGGCCTTCCGGCCAAAAATCGGCCGCGCTGCTCGCCGCCGCGTTCGAACAGGGGAACCAGCTGTTCGAATGGGAGCACGTCCGCGCCGACGGCGAACATTTCTTCGTCGAGGTGCTGCTCACGCCCATCCTGAGCCGGGATCGGCAGCTGCTCCACGTGGTCTGGCGCGACATCGGCGAGCGGAAGCGGGCGGAATCATTGCTCCGCGCCCGGGTGAGGCTCAATGACATCGCGAGGGAACGCTCGCTGGACGACATGATGCAGGCCGCCCTGGACGAGGCAGAGGCGCTCACCAACAGTACCATCGGCTTCTTCCACTTCCTGGGGGAGGACCAGACGACCCTGCAGCTCCAGGCCTGGTCGACCAACACCATCGGGAGCATGTGCACCGCCGAAGGCAAGGGGAAGCACTACCCGGTCAGCGCCGCGGGGGTATGGGCCGACTGCATCCGGGAGCGCAAGCCGATCATCCACAACGACTACCGGGGTCTGCCGAACCGGAGAGGGCTCCCGGAGGGGCATGCCCCGGTCATCCGCGAGGTGGTCGTGCCGGTCGTGCGCTACAACAGGATCGATGTCATCATGGGCGTTGGCAACAAGGCGCGCGACTACACGCAGAAGGATGTCGATACCCTGACGACCTTAGCAGCCGCGGCAAGCGATATCGTGCTGCGAAAGCGGGCGGAAGAGATGCTTGCGCACATGGCGGCCATCGTTCAATCTTCGGATGACGCGATCATCAGCAAGACGATCGACGGCGTCATCACCAGTTGGAACCCCGGAGCGGAAAAGCTGTTCGGGTACGGAGCGGAGGAGGTCATCGGCCGGTCCATGGCCATGCTGTTCCCGCCCGATCGAGCCGCGGAGGAGCGGGACATCCTCTCCCGCATCGCGCGGGGGGAACGGGTCGAGCACGTTGAGACGGTACGGATACGCAAGAACGCGCAATGGGTCGATGTCTCGGCGGCTATTTCGCCGATCAAGGACCAGGACGGGACAATCATCGGGGCGTCGACGATCGCACGCGACATCACGGAGCGCAAGAGGGCCGAAGCGCGACTGAAGCAGGTCATGTTCGAGCTCGAGCGCTCGAACCGGGACCTGGAGCAGTTCGCCTACGTCGCCTCCCACGACCTGCAGGAGCCCCTGCGCAAGGTCGCGAGCTTCACGGAGCTGCTCGAGAAGCGGTACCGGGGGAAGCTCGACGAAAAAGCGGACACCTATGTTGCTTACATCGTGGACGGCGCCAGGCGCATGCAGATGCTGATCAAGGACCTCCTGGCCTATTCGCGCATCACGACGCGCGGCCAGGGGTTCGTCAAAAACGACTGTAATGCGGTGCTCGGCCGCGTGCTGAAGGACATCGATGTGGTCATCCATGAGTCCGGCGCATCCATCACGGCCGATCCGCTTCCCACGGTGCCGGGAGACGAAACGCAGCTGGGACAGCTGTTCCAGAACCTCGTTGGGAACGCGGTGAAGTACCACGGCGACGCGGCTCCCCGGGTGCATATCTCAGCAGTCCGGAAAGACGCGGAATGGGAGTTTTCAGTGAAGGACAACGGCATCGGAATCCCGATGGAATACGCCGAGCGGATATTCGTGATCTTCCAGCGGCTTCATACACGGACGGAGTACTCTGGCACCGGCATCGGACTTGCGGTCTGCAAGAAGATCGTGGAGCGCCACGGCGGGCGGATCTGGGTGGAATCGGAGCCAGGAAGGGGCTCGATTTTTTACTTTACATTGCCGGCCGAATGA
- a CDS encoding MarR family transcriptional regulator: MIRSQHKGSRGEARALNAYVKLMRAAESVSASIHGHLSRAGLTISQFGVLEAIYHLGPLSQAEIARKILKSTGNITMVIDNLEKRGLVKRERDAEDRRYYSVRLTPSGKKLIADIFPRHAGRIAQGMNILTKAEQETLGNLCRKLGRGIASAGQGGKDE, encoded by the coding sequence ATGATCAGGAGCCAGCATAAGGGTAGCCGCGGCGAGGCAAGGGCGCTGAATGCGTATGTAAAGCTGATGCGGGCGGCCGAGTCGGTATCGGCGAGCATTCACGGCCATTTGAGCCGGGCGGGGCTGACCATCAGCCAATTCGGCGTGCTTGAGGCGATCTATCACCTCGGTCCACTGAGTCAGGCGGAGATTGCCCGAAAGATCCTGAAGAGCACGGGAAACATCACCATGGTGATCGATAACCTGGAGAAGCGGGGGCTGGTAAAGCGGGAACGGGACGCCGAGGACCGGAGGTACTATTCGGTCCGGCTGACGCCATCCGGGAAAAAGCTTATCGCTGACATCTTTCCCCGCCACGCCGGGCGGATCGCTCAGGGCATGAACATACTGACGAAAGCGGAGCAGGAGACACTCGGCAATCTGTGCAGGAAGCTCGGAAGGGGTATTGCCTCAGCCGGGCAAGGGGGAAAAGATGAGTAA
- a CDS encoding cation-translocating P-type ATPase, which produces MLNPSDISTPSGLSESEAAARLQTEGYNEIPSAKKRSTIAIALEVAREPMFLLLVACGAIYLVLGDLREAVMLLGFVFVVVGITLYQERKTERALEALRDLSSPRALVIREGRQRRIPGREVVRGDVIVLVEGDRVPADAVIQSCTNLSVDESLLTGESVSVRKKACNDTGGMTRPGGEDLPFLYSGTLVVKGQGIATVQVTGADTEMGKIGRALRIVETEETPLQRETEQIVRRLALLGLFLCTIVVIVYGVTRSNWLDGFLAGITLAMALLPEEFPVVLTIFLALGAWRISRQRVLTRRVPAVETLGAATVLCVDKTGTLTQNRMSVDTIWARNEFYGIDHSAQGAIPEQFHEVIEFSILASQKAPFDPMERAFKDLGEQSLSRTEHLHADWTLVREYPLSDHLMALSHVWQSPNGSEFVIASKGSPEAIADLCHLDRDRREELAKTVESLANKGLRILGVARSRFVSRDLPGQQHDFPFDFVGLVGLADPVRPGVQEATAECAAAGIRVIMITGDYAGTAASIASAIGLPTAAGIITGAELDAMDDGVLRERIRSVNIFARVVPEQKLRIVQALKANNEVVAMTGDGVNDAPALKAAHIGIAMGGRGTDVAREASALVLLDDDFSSIVKAVRMGRRIFDNLRKAVAYIVSVHVPIAGMSLIPVLFKLPLVLLPVHIVFLELIIDPACSIVFEAEPEEAGVMNRPPRGPATPLFSARTVAISLLQGLSVLIVLLAVFLMSLRRGQGADEARAMTFTTLIVANLCLIFINRSWTRPILSSLRTWNAALWSVTGGAVVFLALALSVPFFRRMFNFAVLHPVDVAVCVAAGIFSILWFEVLKLMNLRGQRSAPGA; this is translated from the coding sequence ATGCTCAATCCCTCCGACATCAGCACTCCCTCCGGACTTTCGGAGTCCGAAGCGGCCGCGCGGCTCCAGACCGAAGGATACAACGAGATACCGTCCGCGAAGAAGCGGAGCACGATCGCGATAGCCCTGGAGGTCGCGCGGGAGCCCATGTTCCTCCTCCTTGTCGCCTGTGGGGCCATTTACCTGGTCCTGGGCGATCTCCGGGAAGCCGTCATGCTGCTCGGCTTCGTGTTCGTGGTCGTCGGCATCACCCTGTACCAGGAGCGCAAGACAGAGCGGGCGCTCGAAGCGCTTCGGGACCTGTCAAGCCCCCGCGCACTGGTCATCAGGGAGGGCAGGCAGAGGCGTATTCCCGGCAGGGAAGTGGTGCGCGGCGACGTCATTGTCCTCGTCGAGGGCGACCGGGTGCCGGCAGACGCGGTAATCCAGTCCTGCACGAATCTGTCCGTGGATGAATCGCTGCTGACCGGGGAATCCGTTTCGGTCCGGAAGAAGGCGTGCAATGATACCGGCGGGATGACCCGGCCGGGCGGCGAGGATCTGCCGTTCCTCTACTCGGGGACGCTCGTCGTCAAAGGGCAGGGGATCGCGACCGTCCAGGTCACGGGCGCTGATACGGAAATGGGAAAGATCGGCAGGGCGCTCCGGATCGTGGAGACGGAGGAGACCCCGCTCCAGCGGGAGACGGAGCAGATCGTCCGCAGGCTCGCGCTCCTCGGGCTGTTCCTGTGCACGATCGTGGTCATCGTCTATGGAGTGACGCGCTCGAACTGGCTCGACGGCTTTCTCGCGGGCATCACGCTCGCCATGGCATTACTGCCCGAGGAATTCCCCGTGGTGCTCACCATTTTCCTCGCCCTCGGAGCGTGGCGCATTTCCCGGCAGCGGGTCCTCACGAGGCGGGTCCCCGCTGTCGAGACCCTCGGCGCTGCGACCGTGCTCTGCGTCGACAAGACCGGGACGCTGACGCAGAACCGAATGTCCGTCGACACGATCTGGGCCCGGAACGAGTTCTACGGGATCGATCACAGCGCGCAGGGCGCCATCCCGGAGCAGTTCCACGAAGTGATCGAATTCAGCATCCTTGCCAGCCAGAAGGCCCCCTTCGATCCCATGGAGAGGGCGTTCAAGGACCTGGGCGAACAATCTCTTTCCCGCACCGAGCATCTCCATGCCGACTGGACGCTGGTTCGCGAGTATCCGCTCTCCGACCATCTCATGGCGCTGTCCCACGTCTGGCAGTCGCCGAACGGCAGCGAGTTCGTCATCGCGTCGAAAGGGTCGCCCGAGGCGATCGCCGATCTCTGCCATCTGGACCGGGACCGGAGGGAGGAACTGGCAAAGACCGTGGAGTCCCTGGCGAACAAGGGCCTGCGCATCCTGGGCGTCGCTCGCTCCCGGTTCGTCAGCAGGGACCTCCCCGGGCAGCAGCATGATTTTCCCTTTGACTTTGTCGGCCTGGTCGGTCTTGCCGACCCCGTCCGGCCCGGTGTGCAGGAGGCAACGGCGGAATGCGCCGCAGCCGGCATCCGCGTCATCATGATCACCGGCGATTACGCAGGGACGGCCGCAAGCATAGCGAGCGCGATCGGCCTTCCCACGGCGGCCGGCATCATCACCGGGGCGGAGCTCGACGCCATGGATGACGGCGTTCTCCGGGAACGGATCAGGAGCGTGAACATTTTCGCGCGCGTCGTCCCGGAGCAGAAGCTCCGGATCGTGCAGGCCCTCAAGGCCAACAACGAGGTCGTGGCCATGACCGGAGACGGGGTGAATGACGCGCCGGCGCTCAAGGCGGCACACATCGGGATCGCCATGGGCGGGCGGGGCACCGACGTTGCCCGCGAGGCATCGGCTCTTGTGCTCCTGGACGACGATTTTTCCTCGATCGTCAAGGCGGTGCGCATGGGCCGGAGGATCTTCGATAATCTCAGGAAGGCGGTCGCTTACATAGTATCGGTCCATGTGCCGATCGCGGGCATGTCGCTCATCCCGGTCTTGTTCAAATTGCCGCTGGTGCTCCTGCCGGTGCATATCGTGTTTCTGGAATTGATCATCGATCCGGCCTGTTCCATCGTGTTCGAGGCCGAGCCGGAGGAAGCGGGCGTGATGAACAGGCCTCCGCGGGGTCCCGCTACCCCGCTCTTCAGCGCCAGGACGGTCGCGATCAGCCTGCTGCAGGGCCTGAGCGTTCTGATCGTCCTGCTGGCTGTGTTCCTCATGTCGCTCCGGCGAGGACAGGGGGCCGACGAAGCGAGAGCGATGACGTTCACTACGCTGATCGTTGCCAATCTCTGCCTCATCTTCATCAACCGCTCCTGGACCCGGCCGATCCTGTCCTCGCTGCGCACCTGGAATGCCGCGCTCTGGTCGGTGACGGGAGGCGCCGTGGTGTTTCTTGCCTTGGCGCTCTCCGTCCCTTTTTTCCGCAGGATGTTCAACTTTGCGGTCCTTCACCCCGTTGACGTCGCTGTCTGCGTCGCCGCGGGTATATTCAGCATCCTCTGGTTCGAAGTACTGAAACTGATGAACCTTCGGGGGCAGCGCTCCGCCCCGGGTGCCTGA
- a CDS encoding CDGSH iron-sulfur domain-containing protein, which translates to MSKDLPFVTELEPGTCFWCSCGKSGKGPFCDGPHAGTGFQPVEFSVAGKAKAGLCQYQRTKKAPYCDGAHSRVD; encoded by the coding sequence ATGAGTAAGGACCTGCCGTTCGTAACCGAGCTGGAGCCGGGCACCTGCTTCTGGTGCAGCTGCGGCAAGTCCGGCAAAGGGCCCTTCTGTGACGGCCCGCATGCGGGGACAGGCTTCCAGCCCGTCGAGTTCTCGGTCGCCGGGAAAGCGAAGGCCGGCCTGTGTCAGTACCAACGGACGAAAAAAGCGCCTTATTGCGATGGGGCCCACTCACGGGTTGATTAA
- a CDS encoding response regulator: MRTRKDIDVLLVEDDAGDVELTREGLAAAKLIVNLHVVDDGVKALKFLRREHPYSDVPRPDVVLLDLNMPKKDGREVLKEIKDDKNLHSIPVVILTTSDADADIVKCYDLGANCYITKPVGFDAFIKVVNTLEEFWFTVVKMPPKP, from the coding sequence ATGAGAACTCGAAAAGATATCGATGTGCTGCTGGTCGAGGATGACGCCGGCGACGTGGAACTGACCCGGGAGGGGCTGGCTGCGGCAAAGCTGATCGTCAACCTCCATGTGGTAGACGACGGTGTAAAGGCGCTCAAGTTCCTGCGACGCGAACATCCCTATTCCGATGTTCCGCGGCCTGACGTGGTCCTCCTCGACCTCAATATGCCGAAGAAGGACGGCAGGGAAGTGCTCAAGGAGATCAAGGACGACAAGAACCTCCACAGCATCCCGGTAGTTATCCTGACTACGTCGGATGCCGATGCCGACATCGTGAAGTGCTACGACCTGGGGGCAAATTGTTATATAACCAAGCCCGTAGGATTTGACGCCTTCATCAAGGTGGTAAATACGCTTGAAGAATTCTGGTTCACGGTGGTGAAGATGCCGCCCAAGCCGTGA